In one Mycobacterium heckeshornense genomic region, the following are encoded:
- a CDS encoding WS/DGAT/MGAT family O-acyltransferase: MKLISPTDSMFLLGESREHPMHVGSLQLFQPPADAGTEFVREAYEAMLGCTDVQPTFRKHPAFFGPVTNLAWSFDDDVDLEYHFRRSALASPGRVRELLELVSRLHGSLLDRHRPLWEAHLVEGLNDGRYAVYVKFHHSLLDGVSAARLMQRAFTTDPHDDEVRVPWALKPRRRQSGGPGRSPLQLLTGAMGSLTTLGPSTAALARAALLEQQLTLPFQAPKTMFNVRIGGARRVAAQSWSLDRINRIKTATGVTVNDIVLAMSAGALRAYLIEQDALPEAPLVAMVPVNLRKEDQGDGGGNMVGTVLCNLNTHIEDAAKRLEAINVSMCDSKTVFKQLPQVQQLALSAFMTGGLVFALIPGFVRAAPPPFNIVISNVPGAREPLYWRGARMVGNYPLSIALDGQAMNITVTTNAENLDVGLVGCRRSVPHLQRMLGHLETSLSRSSPLLRGG; the protein is encoded by the coding sequence ATGAAGCTGATATCACCGACCGATTCGATGTTTCTGCTCGGCGAATCGCGCGAGCATCCCATGCACGTCGGCAGTTTGCAGCTTTTCCAACCGCCCGCCGACGCAGGAACGGAGTTCGTGCGGGAGGCCTACGAGGCGATGCTGGGGTGTACTGACGTGCAGCCCACCTTCCGCAAGCATCCGGCTTTCTTCGGTCCGGTCACCAACCTGGCATGGTCTTTCGACGACGACGTCGACCTCGAATACCACTTCCGGCGATCCGCGCTGGCCAGTCCGGGCCGGGTACGGGAGTTGTTGGAATTAGTCTCGCGCCTGCATGGCAGTCTGCTCGACCGGCATCGTCCGCTGTGGGAAGCCCACCTCGTGGAAGGACTGAACGACGGGCGCTATGCGGTCTACGTCAAATTCCATCACTCGCTGCTCGACGGCGTGTCGGCCGCGCGGTTGATGCAGCGGGCCTTCACCACGGATCCCCACGACGACGAGGTCAGGGTGCCGTGGGCGCTAAAGCCGCGGCGTCGCCAAAGCGGCGGCCCGGGACGCTCTCCCCTGCAGCTGCTGACCGGAGCAATGGGATCGCTTACCACGCTTGGCCCTTCGACGGCGGCGCTGGCACGGGCAGCATTGCTCGAGCAACAACTGACGTTGCCGTTCCAAGCCCCCAAGACGATGTTCAACGTCCGCATCGGCGGTGCCCGGCGCGTCGCGGCTCAATCGTGGTCATTGGACCGGATCAATCGCATCAAGACCGCCACGGGCGTCACCGTCAACGACATCGTGCTGGCGATGTCGGCCGGTGCGCTGCGGGCCTACCTGATCGAACAGGACGCTCTGCCCGAGGCCCCGCTGGTCGCGATGGTCCCGGTGAACCTGCGGAAGGAGGACCAGGGTGACGGCGGCGGCAACATGGTGGGCACTGTGCTGTGCAATTTGAACACCCACATCGAAGATGCGGCGAAACGCCTTGAGGCGATCAATGTTTCGATGTGTGACAGCAAGACCGTGTTCAAGCAGCTACCACAGGTGCAGCAATTGGCGTTGTCTGCCTTCATGACCGGGGGCCTGGTCTTCGCGTTGATTCCCGGTTTCGTCCGCGCCGCCCCGCCACCGTTTAACATCGTGATCTCGAACGTGCCGGGAGCGCGGGAGCCGTTGTACTGGCGTGGCGCGCGGATGGTCGGCAATTACCCGCTGTCAATCGCCCTGGACGGTCAGGCGATGAACATCACCGTCACCACCAACGCCGAGAACCTGGACGTCGGGCTGGTGGGCTGCCGGCGCAGCGTGCCGCATCTCCAGCGCATGCTCGGGCATCTGGAGACTTCGCTAAGCCGAAGTTCCCCCCTTCTGAGAGGGGGCTGA
- a CDS encoding IS1634 family transposase, translating into MYVTRVPNRGSPPAVLLRESYRENGKVKTRTLANLSRWPEHKVDKLQRALKGLPGTGDLAGAFDITRSLPHGHVAAVLGTAAKLGMAELIDPAPSRNRDLVCAMLAASVIEPGSKLAMARGLRIETATSTLGAVLGVAGADEDDLYDAMDWVVERQDAIENSLAARHLANGTLVLYDVSSAAFEGHTCPLGKIGHARDGVKGRLQIVYGLLCSPAGVPIAIEVFDGNTADPKTLGAQITKLKTRFGLTTIALVGDRGMLTSARIRDELHPAQLDWISALRAPQIKALVDDGALQLSLFDEQNLFEITHPDYPGERLVCCHNPALADERARKRGELLAATEHELQTIAEATRRAKRPLRGRDKIALRVGKVRNKFKMAKHFDLQITDEAFSFSRNQDAIAAEAALDGIYVLRTSLPDQTLQRDEVVLRYKDLADVERFFRTLNTELDVRPIRHRLADRVRAHMLLRMLSYYISWHMKQALAPILFQDNDKPAAAAKRADPVAPAQRSDQALAKAARKRTENDYPVHSFTSLLADLATICANHIQPTDDLPAFTKITNPTPLQRRAFELLGVSHRHGLA; encoded by the coding sequence ATGTACGTGACGCGGGTGCCCAACCGTGGATCACCGCCGGCGGTGCTGTTGCGCGAAAGTTACCGCGAGAACGGCAAGGTGAAAACCCGCACGCTGGCCAACCTGTCGCGCTGGCCCGAGCACAAGGTGGACAAACTGCAGCGCGCGCTCAAGGGCCTGCCGGGGACGGGCGATCTGGCCGGGGCGTTTGACATCACCCGCAGCCTGCCGCACGGGCATGTGGCCGCGGTGTTGGGCACCGCCGCCAAGCTGGGCATGGCCGAGCTGATCGACCCCGCCCCGTCGCGTAACCGGGACTTGGTGTGCGCCATGCTGGCCGCGTCGGTGATCGAGCCGGGCTCCAAGCTGGCGATGGCGCGCGGGCTGCGCATCGAGACCGCCACCAGCACCCTGGGTGCGGTGCTGGGCGTGGCGGGTGCCGATGAGGATGACCTGTATGACGCGATGGACTGGGTGGTCGAGCGCCAGGATGCCATCGAAAACTCGTTGGCCGCACGGCATCTGGCCAACGGAACCCTGGTGCTCTATGACGTGTCCTCGGCGGCGTTCGAGGGCCACACCTGCCCGTTAGGGAAAATCGGGCATGCCCGCGACGGGGTCAAAGGCCGGTTGCAGATCGTCTACGGGCTGCTGTGCTCACCAGCCGGGGTGCCGATCGCCATTGAGGTGTTCGACGGCAACACCGCCGACCCGAAAACCCTGGGCGCCCAGATCACCAAGCTCAAGACCCGGTTCGGGCTGACCACCATCGCCCTGGTGGGGGATCGGGGCATGCTCACCAGCGCGCGCATCCGCGACGAGCTGCACCCGGCGCAGTTGGATTGGATCAGCGCGCTGCGCGCCCCGCAGATCAAGGCATTGGTCGACGACGGGGCGCTGCAGCTGTCGCTGTTCGACGAGCAGAACCTGTTCGAGATCACCCACCCCGACTACCCCGGCGAGCGGCTGGTGTGCTGCCACAACCCCGCCCTGGCTGATGAGCGTGCCCGCAAACGCGGCGAGCTGCTGGCGGCCACCGAACACGAACTACAGACCATCGCCGAGGCCACCCGCCGCGCCAAACGACCACTACGCGGGCGGGACAAGATCGCGCTGCGGGTGGGCAAGGTGCGCAACAAGTTCAAGATGGCCAAGCATTTTGACCTGCAAATCACCGACGAAGCGTTCAGTTTCTCCCGCAACCAGGACGCCATCGCCGCCGAGGCCGCCCTCGACGGCATCTACGTGCTCCGCACCAGCCTGCCCGACCAGACACTGCAGCGCGACGAGGTCGTGCTGCGCTACAAGGACCTCGCCGACGTCGAACGGTTCTTCCGCACCCTCAACACCGAACTGGACGTGCGACCCATCCGGCACCGCCTCGCCGATCGGGTGCGCGCGCACATGCTCCTACGGATGCTGTCCTACTACATCAGCTGGCACATGAAACAAGCCCTCGCACCAATCCTTTTCCAGGACAACGACAAACCCGCCGCCGCCGCCAAACGTGCCGACCCCGTCGCTCCCGCCCAACGCTCCGATCAAGCGCTGGCCAAGGCAGCGCGCAAACGCACCGAAAACGACTACCCGGTGCACAGCTTCACCAGCCTGCTCGCCGACCTGGCCACCATCTGCGCCAACCACATCCAGCCCACCGACGACCTGCCGGCATTCACCAAGATCACCAACCCCACCCCACTACAGCGGCGAGCCTTCGAACTACTCGGCGTCTCACACCGCCACGGACTCGCGTAG
- a CDS encoding DUF2469 domain-containing protein, translated as MSAEDLEKYETEMELSLYREYKDIVGQFSYVVETERRFYLANSVEMVPRNADGEIYFELRLTDAWVWDMYRPARFVKQVRVVTFKDVNIEEVEKPELRLPE; from the coding sequence ATGAGTGCCGAAGATCTCGAAAAGTATGAAACCGAGATGGAGCTCTCGCTGTACCGCGAATACAAGGACATCGTGGGCCAGTTCAGCTACGTCGTGGAGACCGAGCGGCGGTTCTACCTAGCAAATAGTGTGGAGATGGTGCCGCGCAACGCCGACGGGGAAATCTACTTCGAGCTGCGTCTCACCGATGCCTGGGTGTGGGACATGTACCGGCCAGCTCGGTTCGTCAAGCAGGTGCGGGTGGTGACCTTCAAAGACGTCAATATCGAGGAAGTCGAGAAACCCGAGCTGCGACTCCCCGAGTAA
- a CDS encoding ribonuclease HII, whose product MATTWPPRTVIRKSSGLRTLESALYRSGLGPVAGVDEVGRGACAGPLVVAACVLGPGRLESLAALDDSKKLTEKAREKLFPAIRRHALAYHIVYIPPSEVDRRGVHVANIEGMRRAVAGLSVRPGYVLSDGFRVPGLPVPSLPVVDGDATAACIAAASVLAKVSRDRLMVALDAKHPGYGFAEHKGYCTPGHSAALNELGPCPEHRHSFINVRRVATASGPRLVTEFQPAPPDQAGGNGWGKMGAGEFGEGEGRLGK is encoded by the coding sequence ATGGCGACGACGTGGCCGCCGCGGACGGTGATCCGCAAATCCTCCGGGTTGCGCACCCTGGAGTCGGCTCTGTATCGCAGCGGACTGGGCCCGGTGGCCGGGGTCGACGAGGTGGGCCGCGGCGCATGCGCGGGACCGCTGGTTGTCGCGGCGTGTGTGCTCGGGCCAGGACGGTTGGAAAGCCTTGCCGCCCTGGATGATTCGAAGAAGCTCACCGAGAAGGCCCGAGAGAAGCTGTTTCCGGCGATCCGCCGCCACGCCCTGGCCTACCACATCGTCTACATCCCGCCGAGCGAAGTCGACCGGCGTGGGGTGCACGTGGCCAACATCGAGGGCATGCGGCGAGCGGTGGCAGGGCTCTCGGTGCGCCCCGGGTATGTGCTCAGCGACGGCTTCCGGGTGCCCGGGCTGCCGGTACCGTCGCTGCCCGTGGTCGACGGCGACGCCACGGCGGCCTGCATCGCGGCGGCCAGCGTGCTGGCGAAGGTCAGCCGCGACCGGCTGATGGTGGCGTTGGACGCCAAGCATCCAGGGTACGGCTTCGCCGAGCACAAGGGCTACTGCACGCCCGGGCACAGCGCTGCGCTGAATGAGCTCGGCCCGTGTCCGGAGCATCGCCATTCGTTCATCAACGTCCGGCGGGTGGCGACGGCCTCGGGTCCCCGGCTGGTCACGGAATTCCAACCGGCACCACCGGATCAGGCCGGTGGCAACGGGTGGGGGAAAATGGGAGCCGGGGAATTTGGCGAGGGAGAAGGACGGCTGGGCAAATGA
- the lepB gene encoding signal peptidase I: MTETADPPPQRQSDSDPAEPPVATRDPATSDTATAEEPKGKKRAAMRETVLLVAIAMVLYYVMLTFVARPYLIPSESMEPTLHGCSGCVGDRIMVDKISYRFGAPQPGDVIVFRGPPSWNIGYRSIRSHNAVVRWLQNALSFVGFVPPDENDLVKRVIAVAGQTVQCRASTGLTVDGARLKEPYLDPKTMMADPSMYPCLGGEFGPVRVPQGRLWVMGDNRTHSADSRAHCTSIPADALKGLLCTGDPMSATVPVGNVIGKARFIVWPPSRWGVVRSVNPQQGR; encoded by the coding sequence GTGACCGAAACCGCGGATCCGCCGCCGCAGCGCCAATCCGATTCCGATCCGGCAGAGCCCCCAGTCGCTACCCGTGATCCCGCCACGTCTGACACCGCCACCGCCGAGGAACCGAAAGGCAAGAAGCGGGCGGCGATGCGGGAAACGGTGCTCCTGGTGGCGATCGCGATGGTGCTCTACTACGTCATGCTGACGTTCGTGGCGCGGCCCTACCTGATCCCGTCGGAATCTATGGAGCCCACCCTGCACGGATGTTCGGGCTGCGTGGGCGATCGCATCATGGTCGACAAGATCAGCTACCGATTCGGCGCACCGCAACCCGGCGACGTCATCGTCTTCCGGGGACCGCCGTCGTGGAATATCGGGTACAGGTCGATCCGCTCCCACAACGCCGTGGTGCGCTGGCTGCAAAACGCGCTGTCGTTTGTCGGCTTCGTCCCACCCGACGAGAACGACCTGGTCAAGCGCGTGATCGCGGTAGCGGGTCAGACCGTGCAGTGCCGAGCCAGCACGGGACTGACGGTCGACGGCGCCCGGCTCAAGGAGCCGTATCTGGACCCGAAGACGATGATGGCCGACCCGTCGATGTACCCGTGCCTGGGCGGCGAGTTCGGCCCGGTCAGGGTCCCGCAGGGCAGGCTGTGGGTGATGGGGGATAACCGCACCCACTCGGCGGACTCGCGGGCCCACTGCACCAGTATCCCGGCGGATGCGCTCAAGGGTCTGCTCTGTACCGGCGACCCGATGTCGGCCACCGTGCCGGTGGGCAACGTCATCGGCAAGGCCAGGTTCATCGTCTGGCCGCCGTCGCGCTGGGGTGTAGTAAGGTCGGTGAACCCGCAGCAAGGTCGATAG
- the rplS gene encoding 50S ribosomal protein L19: MNTLDFVDKASLRDDIPAFNPGDTVNVHVKVIEGNKQRIQVFKGVVLRRQGGGIRETFTVRKESYGVGVERTFPVHSPNIDHIEVVTRGDVRRAKLYYLRERRGKKAKIKEKR, encoded by the coding sequence ATGAACACGCTGGACTTTGTCGACAAGGCGTCGCTGCGCGACGACATCCCGGCCTTCAACCCCGGCGACACGGTCAACGTGCACGTCAAGGTGATCGAGGGCAACAAGCAGCGCATCCAGGTGTTCAAGGGCGTGGTGCTGCGCCGCCAGGGCGGCGGCATCCGCGAGACGTTCACGGTGCGCAAGGAGAGCTACGGCGTGGGTGTCGAACGGACGTTCCCGGTGCATTCGCCCAACATCGACCACATCGAGGTCGTGACCCGAGGCGACGTTCGGCGGGCCAAGCTGTATTACCTGAGGGAGCGGCGCGGCAAGAAGGCCAAGATCAAGGAGAAGCGCTGA
- a CDS encoding lipoprotein LppW, giving the protein MRPRPPMLLVALALIALVAGCEAKVYGAAAGKPAPPRATPVAPLVHAIVPPQQPQAQVGTLAGLQDRIRQATDQAASDGATISVALLDRATNQLIVNGDPHLVATASVAKLFIADELLLQESQGKATLSADERSTLDAMLRSSDDDAAEKFWNQAGGETIITDVAARYGLTSTQPPSDGRWWDTTSSTPDLIHYYQMLLDGSGGLPPERAKLIIDDLASSTPTGVDGYPQRFGIPDGLYAEPVAVKQGWMCCIGQDWMHLSTGVVGPDSRYIMVVESLQPSDDATARATITRAVKTMFPTGRI; this is encoded by the coding sequence ATGCGACCGCGGCCGCCGATGTTACTCGTCGCGCTGGCGCTGATTGCGTTGGTGGCAGGCTGTGAGGCCAAGGTGTACGGCGCGGCGGCCGGTAAGCCGGCGCCACCCCGCGCCACCCCGGTTGCGCCGCTGGTCCACGCGATCGTTCCGCCACAGCAGCCGCAGGCTCAGGTCGGTACGCTGGCCGGGCTGCAAGACCGCATCCGGCAGGCAACCGACCAGGCCGCCAGCGACGGCGCCACGATTTCGGTTGCGCTGCTCGACCGCGCAACCAACCAGCTGATCGTCAACGGCGACCCTCACCTGGTCGCCACCGCCTCGGTTGCCAAACTGTTCATTGCCGACGAGCTGCTCTTGCAGGAATCCCAGGGCAAGGCCACGCTCTCGGCCGATGAGCGCAGCACCCTGGACGCCATGCTCCGGTCATCCGACGACGACGCGGCAGAGAAGTTCTGGAATCAGGCCGGCGGTGAGACGATCATCACCGACGTCGCCGCACGCTACGGGCTCACCTCCACACAGCCACCCAGCGACGGACGCTGGTGGGACACCACCAGTTCGACGCCCGACCTGATTCACTACTACCAGATGCTGCTCGACGGCTCCGGTGGCCTCCCGCCGGAGCGGGCCAAGCTCATCATCGACGACCTGGCCAGCTCGACCCCCACCGGCGTCGACGGCTACCCGCAGCGGTTCGGCATCCCCGACGGGCTGTATGCCGAACCGGTCGCAGTCAAGCAGGGCTGGATGTGCTGTATCGGGCAGGACTGGATGCACCTGTCGACCGGAGTGGTCGGCCCGGACAGCCGCTACATCATGGTCGTCGAGTCGCTGCAGCCCTCCGATGACGCCACCGCTCGGGCAACCATTACCAGGGCCGTCAAGACCATGTTCCCCACCGGCCGCATCTGA
- the trmD gene encoding tRNA (guanosine(37)-N1)-methyltransferase TrmD gives MRIDVVTIFPSYLDPLRQSLPGKAIESGLVELNVHDLRRWTHDVHRSVDDAPYGGGPGMVMKAPVWGEALDEICSSETLLVVPTPAGVLFNQATARRWSAETHLVFACGRYEGIDQRVMDDAARRMRVEEVSIGDYVLPGGESAALVMIEAVLRLLPNVLGNPQSLDDDSHSPGRVGLLEGPCYTRPPSWRGLDVPEVLLSGDHARIAAWREQASRQRTRERRPDLLE, from the coding sequence GTGCGCATCGACGTCGTGACAATCTTTCCCAGCTATTTGGATCCGCTGCGCCAGTCATTGCCGGGTAAGGCGATCGAGTCGGGGCTGGTCGAGCTGAATGTGCACGACCTGCGGCGCTGGACCCATGACGTACACCGCTCGGTTGACGACGCCCCCTACGGTGGCGGCCCCGGGATGGTGATGAAAGCACCGGTCTGGGGCGAAGCGCTTGATGAAATCTGTTCAAGCGAAACACTTCTCGTGGTCCCCACACCCGCTGGTGTGTTGTTCAACCAGGCCACCGCGCGGCGCTGGAGCGCCGAGACGCACCTGGTGTTCGCCTGCGGCCGCTACGAGGGCATCGATCAGCGGGTCATGGACGACGCTGCCCGCCGGATGCGTGTCGAAGAGGTCTCGATCGGCGACTACGTGTTACCGGGCGGGGAGTCGGCGGCGCTGGTGATGATCGAGGCGGTGCTGCGGCTGCTGCCCAATGTTTTAGGCAATCCGCAATCGCTTGACGACGATTCGCACTCGCCGGGCCGGGTGGGTCTGCTGGAAGGACCCTGCTACACCCGCCCGCCGAGCTGGCGTGGTCTGGACGTGCCCGAGGTGCTGTTGTCCGGCGACCACGCCCGAATCGCCGCCTGGCGAGAGCAGGCGTCGCGGCAGCGCACCCGGGAACGCCGTCCGGATTTGCTCGAGTAG
- the rimM gene encoding ribosome maturation factor RimM (Essential for efficient processing of 16S rRNA) has translation MELAVGRVVKAHGVTGEVVVEVRTDDPDARFAPGSVLRAKATDQERSYVVAAARPHGGRLLVRLAGVCDRDAADALRGSLLVIDSQDLPPIDDPDEYYDHQLEGLRVRTTTGQDIGTVAEVLHTAAGELLAVKRDDAGELLVPFVSAIVTSVSLESGIVEIDPPDGLLELRT, from the coding sequence ATGGAGTTAGCAGTCGGGCGTGTGGTGAAAGCGCACGGTGTGACCGGCGAGGTTGTCGTCGAGGTCCGCACCGACGACCCCGATGCCCGGTTCGCGCCGGGGTCGGTATTGCGCGCCAAGGCAACCGACCAGGAGCGCAGCTACGTTGTCGCCGCGGCCCGACCGCACGGTGGGCGGCTGCTGGTGCGCCTGGCCGGTGTTTGCGATCGCGATGCGGCCGACGCGCTGCGCGGCAGCTTGCTGGTGATCGATTCCCAAGACCTGCCACCAATCGACGACCCGGATGAGTACTACGACCACCAGCTGGAAGGGCTTCGGGTGCGCACGACGACGGGCCAAGACATCGGCACGGTCGCCGAGGTGTTGCACACTGCCGCTGGCGAATTGCTGGCGGTCAAGCGCGACGACGCCGGAGAGCTGTTGGTGCCGTTCGTCAGCGCGATCGTGACCTCGGTGTCGTTGGAGTCTGGCATCGTCGAGATCGATCCGCCGGACGGCCTTTTGGAACTGAGGACCTAG
- a CDS encoding RNA-binding protein has product MNTVVVDAVEHLVRGIVDNPDDVRVTMVTNRRGRTVEVHVHPDDLGKVIGRGGRTATALRTLVAGIGGRGIRVDVVDTDQ; this is encoded by the coding sequence ATGAATACCGTCGTCGTCGACGCGGTTGAGCATCTGGTGCGCGGCATCGTCGACAACCCCGACGATGTCCGGGTCACCATGGTGACCAATCGGCGCGGACGCACTGTGGAAGTGCATGTTCACCCCGACGATCTGGGCAAGGTGATCGGCCGCGGGGGCCGCACCGCGACCGCGTTGCGGACACTGGTCGCCGGCATCGGTGGCCGCGGCATTCGCGTCGACGTGGTGGACACCGACCAGTAG
- the rpsP gene encoding 30S ribosomal protein S16, whose protein sequence is MAVKIKLTRLGKVRNPQYRIAVADARTRRDGRAIEIIGRYHPKEEPSLIEIDSERAQYWLSVGAQPTEPVLKLLKITGDWQKFKGLPGAEGKLKTRAPKPSKLELFNAALAEAEGAPTTEAATPKKKAPAKKAAKKAADADKTAEADKPEQSAEGGEQTEAASEN, encoded by the coding sequence ATGGCTGTGAAGATCAAGCTCACCCGGCTTGGCAAAGTCCGCAATCCCCAGTACCGCATCGCCGTCGCCGACGCGCGTACCCGCCGCGACGGCCGCGCGATCGAGATCATCGGCCGGTATCACCCCAAGGAGGAGCCGAGTCTCATCGAGATCGACTCCGAGCGGGCCCAGTACTGGCTGTCGGTCGGCGCTCAGCCCACCGAGCCTGTCCTGAAGCTGCTGAAGATTACCGGCGACTGGCAGAAGTTCAAAGGACTGCCCGGCGCCGAGGGCAAATTGAAGACCCGGGCGCCCAAGCCGAGCAAGCTCGAGCTGTTCAACGCTGCGCTCGCCGAAGCCGAGGGCGCTCCGACCACCGAGGCCGCGACCCCGAAGAAGAAGGCCCCCGCCAAGAAGGCCGCCAAGAAGGCCGCCGACGCTGACAAGACGGCCGAAGCCGACAAGCCCGAACAGTCGGCCGAAGGTGGCGAGCAAACTGAAGCGGCGTCCGAAAATTGA
- a CDS encoding nuclear transport factor 2 family protein: MLSLAEISDRLEIQQLLVDYSTAIDSRRFDDLDRVFIPEAYIDYRAMGGVDGRYPEVKAWLTEVLPSFANYAHMLGLPSIRIDGDTATARTFCFNPMVFGGEKPTTMLLGLWYEDEFVRTAEGWRMSRRVEAKCFDRRA, translated from the coding sequence ATGTTGAGCCTGGCCGAAATATCCGACCGATTAGAGATTCAGCAGCTGTTGGTGGACTACTCCACCGCCATCGACTCCCGTCGATTTGACGACCTCGACAGGGTGTTCATCCCGGAGGCATACATCGACTATCGCGCGATGGGTGGCGTGGACGGCCGCTACCCGGAGGTGAAGGCGTGGCTGACCGAGGTGTTGCCGAGCTTCGCCAACTACGCGCACATGCTGGGCTTGCCGTCGATCCGCATCGACGGCGACACCGCGACCGCGCGCACCTTCTGTTTCAACCCGATGGTGTTCGGCGGCGAAAAACCCACCACGATGCTGTTGGGCCTGTGGTACGAGGACGAGTTCGTCCGCACAGCCGAGGGCTGGCGGATGAGTCGCCGGGTTGAGGCCAAGTGCTTCGACCGCCGCGCCTGA
- a CDS encoding D-alanyl-D-alanine carboxypeptidase family protein, with the protein MRKLVSCFAVVIAAGFLGHPPAATADATVQPVGSVPIPDGPAQTWIVADLDSGRVLAAHDANVRHPPASTIKVLLALVAFDELNLDSTVVADTVDTQVECSCVGVKPGRSYTARQLLDGLLLVSGNDAANTLARMLGGQQSTVAKMNAKAAALGAASTQATTPSGLDGPGGPGWSTAHDLAVIFRAAMANPVFAQITAAPSAQFPGDDGDRPIVNQDELLQRYPGAIGGKTGFTNAARKTFVGAAARDGRRLVIAMMYGLVHEGGPTYWDQAAALFDWGFAQGPQSAVGAL; encoded by the coding sequence ATGCGGAAGCTTGTGTCGTGTTTCGCTGTCGTGATCGCCGCCGGGTTCTTGGGGCATCCGCCCGCGGCGACGGCCGACGCCACTGTCCAGCCGGTGGGCTCGGTGCCGATCCCCGACGGCCCGGCACAGACCTGGATCGTCGCTGACCTCGACAGCGGGCGGGTGCTGGCCGCCCACGACGCGAACGTGCGCCACCCGCCCGCCAGCACCATCAAAGTCCTGTTAGCGCTGGTGGCGTTCGACGAGCTGAACCTGGACTCCACGGTCGTGGCCGACACCGTTGACACCCAGGTCGAGTGCAGCTGCGTCGGGGTCAAACCCGGCCGCAGCTACACCGCACGCCAGCTGCTCGACGGTCTGCTGCTGGTATCGGGTAATGATGCGGCCAACACGCTGGCCCGCATGCTGGGCGGCCAGCAATCCACCGTGGCGAAGATGAACGCCAAGGCTGCGGCGCTGGGCGCGGCCAGTACGCAGGCGACGACCCCCTCGGGTTTGGACGGGCCGGGCGGCCCGGGCTGGTCGACCGCGCACGACCTGGCCGTCATCTTCCGGGCGGCCATGGCCAACCCGGTTTTCGCCCAGATCACCGCGGCTCCGTCGGCACAGTTTCCCGGCGACGATGGCGACCGGCCGATCGTCAACCAGGACGAGCTGTTGCAGCGCTACCCGGGTGCGATCGGCGGGAAGACCGGGTTTACCAACGCCGCTCGCAAGACGTTCGTCGGGGCCGCGGCCCGCGATGGCCGGCGGCTGGTCATCGCGATGATGTACGGCCTGGTGCACGAGGGCGGACCGACCTACTGGGATCAGGCCGCCGCTTTGTTCGACTGGGGATTCGCGCAGGGCCCGCAGTCGGCCGTGGGCGCTCTGTAG
- a CDS encoding TetR/AcrR family transcriptional regulator, producing the protein MARTQRQRRDETVARLLDASIATIAEVGYARASAAAISKRAKVSDGALFRHFATMGDFMAATANEVSRRQLDLFTKQVAEIPADRPPLEAVLTILRDITRNSANAVLYELMVAARTDEKLRATLRSVLEQYRSKIYDVARALPGADSFPEDVFPAVVAMVANTFDGAAIVQAVLPQPDIEPRRIPLLALLLNGIARVPGDS; encoded by the coding sequence ATGGCCAGAACCCAGCGGCAGCGCCGCGACGAAACCGTCGCCCGACTGCTCGACGCCAGCATCGCGACCATCGCCGAAGTCGGGTACGCGCGGGCATCCGCCGCTGCGATCAGCAAGCGCGCCAAGGTTTCCGACGGCGCGCTATTTCGGCACTTCGCCACCATGGGGGACTTCATGGCGGCCACGGCGAATGAGGTGTCGCGGCGTCAACTGGACTTGTTCACCAAGCAGGTCGCCGAAATACCCGCTGACAGGCCGCCTTTAGAGGCGGTGCTGACCATTCTTCGCGACATCACCCGCAATTCGGCGAACGCTGTGTTGTATGAACTCATGGTCGCTGCGCGCACTGACGAAAAGCTCAGGGCCACTTTGCGAAGCGTCCTTGAGCAGTACCGCTCGAAGATCTACGACGTCGCCCGGGCGCTTCCTGGTGCCGATAGCTTTCCGGAGGACGTGTTTCCCGCCGTGGTGGCCATGGTCGCCAACACATTTGACGGGGCGGCCATTGTGCAAGCGGTGCTGCCTCAACCCGACATCGAGCCGCGGCGCATACCGCTTCTGGCGTTGCTGCTCAACGGAATAGCCCGGGTACCGGGCGACAGCTGA